The following proteins are encoded in a genomic region of Hyla sarda isolate aHylSar1 chromosome 3, aHylSar1.hap1, whole genome shotgun sequence:
- the TMEM30A gene encoding cell cycle control protein 50A: MAMNYKEEDGHHHSGEGPGAAVKSKKPDNTAFKQQRLPAWQPILTAGTVLPAFFVIGIIFIPIGIGIFVTSNNIREYEIDYTGIDSSSACYKCSNVSFNSTPCHCVINFTLENAFESNVFMYYGLSNFYQNHRRYVKSRDDSQLNGDKNSLTNPSKECDPYRMNQNKPIAPCGAIANSMFNDTLQLYMIVEGNEKLITLTKKGIAWWTDKNVKFRNPTGNTTVLSQIFKDTTKPINWQKPVYELDPGDVDNNGFINEDFIVWMRTAALPTFRKLYGLIEKKDAAAALPPGNYSLHVEYNYPVLSFDGRKRMILSTISWMGGKNPFLGIAYITVGSICFFLGIVLLIIHHKYGNRNNSADIPN; this comes from the exons ATGGCAATGAACTACAAGGAGGAAGATGGGCACCATCACTCGGGTGAGGGGCCCGGTGCGGCGGTGAAGAGTAAGAAGCCCGATAACACTGCCTTCAAGCAACAACGGCTTCCGGCTTGGCAGCCGATCCTCACTGCCGGGACCGTGTTACCGGCCTTCTTCGTGATCGGGATCATCTTCATCCCTATCGGGATCGGCATCTTCGTCACCTCCAATAACATCAGAGAGTACGAG ATCGACTACACTGGAATAGATTCGAGTAGTGCTTGTTACAAGTGCTCGAATGTCTCTTTCAACAGCACCCCGTGCCATTGTGTCATAAACTTCACCCTGGAAAATGCATTTGAG AGCAATGTGTTCATGTATTATGGGCTGTCTAACTTCTATCAGAACCATCGACGGTATGTAAAGTCTAGAGATGACAGTCAGCTCAATGGAGACAAGAACTCTCTAACG AATCCCAGCAAGGAATGTGACCCCTATCGTATGAATCAGAACAAACCTATTGCACCCTGTGGTGCCATTGCCAACAGTATGTTCAATG ATACCCTCCAGTTATATATGATCGTAGAAGGAAATGAAAAATTAATTACATTGACTAAAAAAGGCATTGCTTGGTGGACTGATAAGAACGTGAAGTTCAGAAATCCAACTGGAAACACTACTGTCTTGAGCCAGATATTCAAAG ATACAACAAAGCCTATCAACTGGCAGAAACCAGTCTATGAGCTCGATCCGGGGGACGTGGACAACAATGGCTTCATCAATGAAGATTTCATTGTTTGGATGCGCACGGCAGCACTGCCTACTTTCAGAAAGCTTTATGGGCTGATAGAGAAGAAGGATGCAGCGGCTGCATTGCCACCTGGCAACTACTCTCTTCATGTAGAATACA ATTATCCTGTTCTCAGCTTTGATGGAAGGAAGAGAATGATCCTCAGCACAATTTCCTGGATGGGAGGAAAGAATCCCTTCTTAGGAATAGCATATATCACTGTGGGCTCCATCTGCTTTTTCTTGGGAATCGTGCTGCTCATCATCCACCATAAATATGGAAATCGCAATAACAGTGCTGATATTCCCAACTAG